Genomic window (Balneolaceae bacterium):
CCTGGGAGGTGGACACCTTCTGGGAGCATTTCGAGCGTGAGGTGGAGCCTGAACTTGGACCCGCCTCCTTCGGACGTATTGAACTGCGTGTCAGCGAGGCGCCGCAGGTGCGCGACTCCCTGGCCGGGGTCATCCGCACCCGCCTCCGCGCGGCCGGCGTGCCGGAGGGCGCCGTTGAGGTGGAGGTGCTCTCGGCCTACAAGCAGGGCTACAGCTGGCTGGCCGACCGCATCATTCCCCGGTTGGAGGGTCGCGAAGTAGCCACCGTCCACATAGACTACCGCCACCTGCGCGACGCCGAGGAGATCAAATGGCAGGCCGCCGTCTCGCCCACGCGCTGGCTGCAGGAGATCTACCCCATCGACGGGGTGATGACCCGCCGGCTGGGCGTGGCTGACTCGGCCATTACCTTCAGGCCCTTTTACGGGCAGGAGGGACCCACCTACCGGCTGGCCGCCCTGGATGCGGCGGGGGACACGCTGCTGGCCGACACCTTCAACCCCCGCTACACGGTGCGTTCCTACTTCGACCACTTTCCCAAATACGACTCGGTGCGGGTCACCACCGGCTGGGTGGAGGCGGATATCGACGGCCGCAAGCTGCTCAACCGCCGCATACGCACCGACATCGAGGCCTTCTGGGACCACCTGCAGGGGAGCACCTACCCGAAGATCGTCGACTATGTGATGGATATCCAGGAGGGGCGGCCTGACGAAGACCTGGCGCCCTTTTTCGATGCCTTCCGCCTGGACGTTACGCTCAGCGAGCCTGACTACCAGATCGGCTTCCTTCGGGAGCAGATCTCCAGCACGGAGGCCCTGCACGAGGATCTCTATTTCGAAACCCTGCTGCTCTTCGACCTGATCGGCAACCGCTACGGGGTGGGGGGACTCGACTACCCGGGGCGGATCCTGCCCTTCATCCACCCGCCGGAGCATGGGCAGCCCGGCCGCGCCTCCATCTCGCTGACCGGAAAGCAGGAGGCGCGTCCCCGCCTGGAACTGCGCTACCGCGAGTCAGGAGGAGAAACCCGCGAGTTGAGCTATACGCTTCCCAACGCCCCGGTGGAGGACCCGGTGCTGCGCGCCGTGAAGGTGCGTGAGAGCTACGAGGGAGTCGGGGGACTCTATTTCGAGGTTCCGGTGGATACCGCAGACAATCCCTACCCGGGGCTGAAGGAGCGAGACCCGGAGTATGCCATCGACCGCACCTTCGTCTCCGCTGAACGGGTACGCGGCATAATCGCCGCACTGGGCGACCTCCATGAGGCCGGACTCTTCCGGCAAACACTGTCCTGGGACCGCGTGGAGGAGGTGGGCTTCCGCTTCACGAAGGACGACAGCCTGCTTGACCCGGAGCCGCTGGTGCTGCGCCGCAGCGCCGCGCCCGCCTCCACCGAACCGCCGGCCCTGCCAGATGTGGGTGCATTTACGTACGAGGGACAAAACCTGGTGCAGTGGCAGCACGCCATCTCCCCGGAGGAGAACAATCGCATCATGGCGCGCATGAACACCTTTGACAATATTTCGGTCTACCACGCGGCCACCTCTCTGTTGGGCAACGAGGTCTTTGCCATGGACCTGCTGCCGCCCACGCCCTCGACCTACCGCTCGCAGGCCAAGATGAACGCTCTCAAGCCCACGCTATTTATCTCCGGGCGGCAGCACGCCAACGAGTTCTCCTCCACCAGCCATATGCTAAAGCTGGCCGAAAAGGTGGCCACCGATTCCACCTACCGCCGCTACCTGGACCGCGTCAACCTGGTGCTGCACCCGGTGACCAACCCAGACGGGGCGGAGCTCTCTATTGCCCTTCATGAGCTCAACCCCTACCACATGAACCACGCAGCCTACCTGGGTCCCTTGGGCGTGGACATCCCGCGCGACCAGAATCAGCGCGACCCGCGCTACGAGGTGGCGAAAGTTCGCAGGGTAATCCACCAGGCCTGGCTGCCCGATATCTACATCAATATGCACGGCTACCCGCCCCACGAGTGGGTGCAGTATTTCGCCGGCTACAGCGCCTGGATGACCGGCCGCGAGCGCGGGCCCAACTCCAACAACTACTGGATCCCGCGGGGCTATTTCCTGACCGGTTTCAACTGGTACGACCACGAGGACCATCCCTTCAACAAGGAGCTCTCCTTTGCCCTCCTAGACTCCATAAGTACCAGGGTCAACGACGTGCCCGCCATGCGCCGGGTAAACGAGGAGATGCAGCGGCGCTACCGCAAGTACCGCTCGCAGGAGGACGCCTACGGGGAGTTCTACCGGAACGGCTTGTGGGTGAACGCCCCGCTCGAGGGACGCACCTTCACCGGTTCAGGCTTCTCCGATCCCGACATCACCTACTTCACCCTCACCTCGGAGGCGCCGGACGAGCCGGCACGGGACGACTGGATGGAGATGAACGCAGCGGCCGGACTGGCCCACAGCACGGCGGTGCTGCAGTACCTCTACCATGGGCTGAGCGGCATGGAGATCGAAGCGGAGATGGAGTCAGGCCGGGTGCGCAGGGCGCGCTACCGGGTCAAGCCGGTATTGCCGGAGAAGTTTCACCGTCTGCGGCAGGAGAAGGAGGAGGATGGGAGCTGAAGGCCCGGATCAGTTGCCGGGCAGCTGCCAGATGTCCACGCGGTTCAGGGCGATGTAGGGCACGGCCACCCGGTTGCGCCGGGTGTCGATGCCGATGTCGGCGGGGCGTCCGGGCAACTCTATATAAACCCGGTCGGTTCCGTCGCTGAGCACGTGCAGGCTGGAGTCGGCCTGGCTGGCGGCGATGAGCCGGTTGTAGCGGAATTCGATGCCGTCGAAGTTGCCGCCGCTCTGCGCTTCGGCAAAAACCACGGGCTCCGGCCCGTCTGCCAGGGCATAGAAGGTGCGTAATCCTCCCCAGGGGGCCAGCACCAGCTCACCTGTGGCGGGGTTGCGGGTGATTCCGTTGGGAGGGGCCTCAAGGGAGTCCACCGCGCCGGTGACCTGCAAATTCTGGATACGGTAAACGGTGGCGTTGCCCGTGTCGGTCACGTAGATGGCACCGTCGGAGCCCTCGGTGACGTCGTTCAGAAAGCCGGGAGTGTAGCGGCGGAAGTCCACGAAGGCAAGCTGGTTGCCGCTTTCGCGGTGGAAGGCGTGCACGCCCAGCACATCGGCTACCCAGAGGGTGTCGCCGGAGATATACATGCCCCGGGGGGCGTGCAGGGGCGCCTGGTCCGTGCCTGATATGAAGAGCATGCTGGCGATCTCCCCGTCCGGACGGACAGTGGAAATGTAGCCGTTGGAGTCCTGCGCGCTGCCTCCCCCGTTGAAGCTGGAGACGAACCAGAGGTCCTGCTGCGGGTCGTAGCGCACAGCCTCTGGCTGGTTGAAACCCTCCACGGCGTGCAGGCGGTCCTCGACGGTCTGCACCTGGTTCCAGGAGGGACCCTCCTGTGAGCAGGCCGCAAGGGCCAGGCAGGTTGAGAAAAAAATCAAAAGGGAGCGGGAAAGCGCATTCATGGGTACCGTTCTACAATTGGTGTTGCCGAGGAAGTAAACTGTACACAAGAAAGTTGAAAATATGGAGATATACAACGCCCTGGCGTCCAGACCGGAGCCGCTCGGCAGCCTCCCGAAGCTTAGCGGTCGCTCTCCTGGAGCTCGTGCAGGCGCACCGGTTCGCCGTAGCCCAGTCCCTGAAGCCGCTCAAGCTGCGTATCGGCGTCGCCTACCACCAGCCAGTGCATGCGGGCAGGGTTGACGTAGCGCTCGGCCAGTTCGCGGATGCGTTCGACGGTCATCTCCCGGACCACCTCCTCGCGCTGGCGGACATAGTCGTAGGGCCAGCCGTAGGCGCTGATATCCTGGAGCATGCCCAGTTTGGCGCCCAGCGTCTCAAAGGCGCGGGCGTTGCTCTTGAGCAGGAAGCTCTTGGTGGTGGCCAGGTCCTCTTCGCTGAAGGTGTCGGGGTAATCAGCCAGAATTTGCCGGATAAGCTCGGCCGATTCGTAGGTTACGTTGCTGCGCACGCCTGTGGAGATGGTGAAAGGCCCGCGCAGTTCCGAGCCCCCGAAGCCGGAACCGATGCCATAGGTATAGCCTTTACCCTCCCGCAGCTCCTGCGTGAGTCGGGAGGCGAAACCCCCGCCGCCCAGTATGTAATTCATTACCGTGGCGGGGTAGTGGTCGGGGTGCGTCTCGGCCAGTGCGGGGTAGCCGATGCGCAGCTGCGACTGCACCGCGCCGGGCACGTCGTAGAACCAGACGGTGGAAGACTCCGGCGCCTCAGGTACGGTATAGTCTGGCAGGGTCACCTCGCGCGCCTGCCAGCCCTGATCAAGTCCCTCCAGGGAGGCAAGTACATCCTGGCGCTCCACGTCACCCGCCACGTGGAAGCGGGCCAGGGAGGGGGAGAGTTTCTGCCGGTAGTGGGTTTTTAGATCGTCCAGCGTAATAGCGCGCACCGACGCTTCTGTGCCCAGGGCGTTGTGGGAGAGAATGTGCTCCTCCCCATAGACCAGGCGATTCCAGGCGTTGCCGGCCACACTGCCGGGATTGGCCTGCTGCTGCACGAGGGCGTTGAGGGTCTGCTGGCGCGCCAGCTCAAACTCCGTAGAATCCCAGCGTGGTTCCAGCAGCATTTCGCGCACCAGGTCCATCGTGGACCCGTAGTTGCGGGCCAGGGTGGTACCGGTGATGCTGAAGGACTCGCGACCTGCGCTCACATTGATCGAGGCGCCCAGCAGGTCGATGGCCTTCTCAAGCTCAGCAGGGGTACGGTCCCGCGTACCCTTGTTCATTAGTTCGGCGGTGAGGCTGGCCACGCCCGGCAAGGCGGGATCGTCCAGCAGCAGCCCCCCTTTCATGCGCAGGGTGAACTGCACCAGGGGGAGCTCGTCGCTGGCGATGCCGTAGACCTCCATGCCGTTGTCCAGCTGCTCTTCCCAGACCTCCGGCACGCGCGTCTGGGGCGCCTCCCCGTAGGGCGGCTCCACTGTGCGGTCAAAGGTGGAGGGGGTGCGCTCGTAATCGGCTTCTGCAGAGAGATCAAAGCCCTCCTCGGCGCCCATGACAATCTCTTCTTCCTGAACTTCAGCACGCTCTGCACCGGCCAGGGCCAGTTCCGACTCGCCCCGGGGTACGAAACTGGTAGCCACGTAGTGGCGGCCTTTCAGGTAGGATTCGTAGACGCGCATTACATCTCCGCGGTCAACCTCCATGATACGGCGGATGTCCTCGTTCACGTAGCCGGGGTCGCCCGCAAAAATGTTGTACTGGGCCAGCTGGAAGGCCTTGCCCAGCACGCTGGAGAGTCCCTGGTAGAAATTGGTCTCCTGTCCAGCCTTGATACGCTGCAGGTCGTCGGCGGCCACGCCCTCCTCCTCGAAGCGGGCGAAGGCGCGGTCGACGGAGGCGCGCACGGTGTCGAGATCCGTACCGCTGTAGGCCTGGATGCCCAGCTGCATGGAGCCGGCCAGCTCGGAGGTGGAGTGGTACATGGATACGCCGGGTGCCACCTGCTCCTCCTCGACCAGCACCTGCTGGAAGGGGGAGGACTTGCCGTCTGTGAGCAACTGCGCCAGTACGGCCAAGGGGTAGGCGTCGGGGTGGTACTGCTCGACGGTGGGCCAGGTCATGGTGAGGCGCGGCGATCGCGCGAAATTATCTTCGTGGTAGAGGCTGGGACTCTCAGCCAGTTCCGGCTTGGGAGCTTCCAGCGAGGCGATCTCCTCTCCACGCGGGATCTCAGCGAAGTACTTCTCCACCCAGGCGCGCGCCTGCTCGGTGTCGAAATCCCCTGCCACCACCAGTGTGGCGTTGTTGGGCACATACCAGCGGGTGTAGAAATTCCTGACGTCCTGCAGGGTGGCATTCTGTAGATCCTCAAGCGAGCCGATCACCTGCCAGCTGTAGGGATGGCTTTCCGGGTAGAGGTTTCTGT
Coding sequences:
- a CDS encoding M14 family zinc carboxypeptidase, which encodes MKARNSNGSTGMRKGDSQEEARRPSAGGLCRSGERVASRRSAASLPVLLALLLLALAVVPVSPAQGQSRHNLLHDLYGQGYLLADSDGDSLADVVRGRLVLSDRPSEEQVITAANLAARLGYETTAMDLDLLCSYGSCPEGEERPALLVGDPQAFGLDVDDLSRAPGQGSVRRVEHPHFPGGAVLVDGYDATGLLAAGNYLSGRYPDLDEPGSGTWTELRERIKELVRGDSASAAGISLESFTLSDGRKGVSRASMRLQTADVSSFRRLADSLSGDASAAWRGALDEASLYRLTLELVHGDSSRTVRLAADASQPEREGGDPQGGGDPDFALQEFYTTGGIYRDTNGDEVADDLQAYISWNGTKNAASLVRLAARVGLETAGMRLPLVYPGGDEQHPENLGFPVIMGPDAYILEQLRGKGGLLENDSQPGDGYIEFLTGRIGDKNGVVLYGSDAAGRGAAADYLARRLPWQWNYGKGEWRLEETQTGVRRFLQGVDGAGQVAAGVEKLRTWMERLEVQPEEVSVHLAAEETPQGLDAFLEGLMAERWPGAKHRAQTRATGFGVGDTVFAEQVSFPWEVDTFWEHFEREVEPELGPASFGRIELRVSEAPQVRDSLAGVIRTRLRAAGVPEGAVEVEVLSAYKQGYSWLADRIIPRLEGREVATVHIDYRHLRDAEEIKWQAAVSPTRWLQEIYPIDGVMTRRLGVADSAITFRPFYGQEGPTYRLAALDAAGDTLLADTFNPRYTVRSYFDHFPKYDSVRVTTGWVEADIDGRKLLNRRIRTDIEAFWDHLQGSTYPKIVDYVMDIQEGRPDEDLAPFFDAFRLDVTLSEPDYQIGFLREQISSTEALHEDLYFETLLLFDLIGNRYGVGGLDYPGRILPFIHPPEHGQPGRASISLTGKQEARPRLELRYRESGGETRELSYTLPNAPVEDPVLRAVKVRESYEGVGGLYFEVPVDTADNPYPGLKERDPEYAIDRTFVSAERVRGIIAALGDLHEAGLFRQTLSWDRVEEVGFRFTKDDSLLDPEPLVLRRSAAPASTEPPALPDVGAFTYEGQNLVQWQHAISPEENNRIMARMNTFDNISVYHAATSLLGNEVFAMDLLPPTPSTYRSQAKMNALKPTLFISGRQHANEFSSTSHMLKLAEKVATDSTYRRYLDRVNLVLHPVTNPDGAELSIALHELNPYHMNHAAYLGPLGVDIPRDQNQRDPRYEVAKVRRVIHQAWLPDIYINMHGYPPHEWVQYFAGYSAWMTGRERGPNSNNYWIPRGYFLTGFNWYDHEDHPFNKELSFALLDSISTRVNDVPAMRRVNEEMQRRYRKYRSQEDAYGEFYRNGLWVNAPLEGRTFTGSGFSDPDITYFTLTSEAPDEPARDDWMEMNAAAGLAHSTAVLQYLYHGLSGMEIEAEMESGRVRRARYRVKPVLPEKFHRLRQEKEEDGS
- a CDS encoding pitrilysin family protein — encoded protein: MPNDALEKMLWAEADKLGWFINTVTEPVLAKEKQVVKNEKRQGVDNQPYGHTSYVIDRNLYPESHPYSWQVIGSLEDLQNATLQDVRNFYTRWYVPNNATLVVAGDFDTEQARAWVEKYFAEIPRGEEIASLEAPKPELAESPSLYHEDNFARSPRLTMTWPTVEQYHPDAYPLAVLAQLLTDGKSSPFQQVLVEEEQVAPGVSMYHSTSELAGSMQLGIQAYSGTDLDTVRASVDRAFARFEEEGVAADDLQRIKAGQETNFYQGLSSVLGKAFQLAQYNIFAGDPGYVNEDIRRIMEVDRGDVMRVYESYLKGRHYVATSFVPRGESELALAGAERAEVQEEEIVMGAEEGFDLSAEADYERTPSTFDRTVEPPYGEAPQTRVPEVWEEQLDNGMEVYGIASDELPLVQFTLRMKGGLLLDDPALPGVASLTAELMNKGTRDRTPAELEKAIDLLGASINVSAGRESFSITGTTLARNYGSTMDLVREMLLEPRWDSTEFELARQQTLNALVQQQANPGSVAGNAWNRLVYGEEHILSHNALGTEASVRAITLDDLKTHYRQKLSPSLARFHVAGDVERQDVLASLEGLDQGWQAREVTLPDYTVPEAPESSTVWFYDVPGAVQSQLRIGYPALAETHPDHYPATVMNYILGGGGFASRLTQELREGKGYTYGIGSGFGGSELRGPFTISTGVRSNVTYESAELIRQILADYPDTFSEEDLATTKSFLLKSNARAFETLGAKLGMLQDISAYGWPYDYVRQREEVVREMTVERIRELAERYVNPARMHWLVVGDADTQLERLQGLGYGEPVRLHELQESDR